Proteins co-encoded in one Gossypium arboreum isolate Shixiya-1 chromosome 11, ASM2569848v2, whole genome shotgun sequence genomic window:
- the LOC108473122 gene encoding iridoid oxidase-like — protein MEFEILGLSIALLLWVAWAITTERCHRRLEELGQLPPGPTWWPVVGNIFQLGLAPPHVSFAKLARRHGPIMTLWLGSMSTVVISSNEVAREMFKNHDIVLAGRKIYEAMKGDFGHEGSLITSQYGPHWRMLRRLCTTEFFVTSRLDAMRGVRRRCIDQMLQSVQDAGANGTNPIDVGRFVFYMAFNLIGNLMFSKDLLDHKSEKGAKFFYHAGKVMELAGKPNVADFLPVLKRVDPLGIRRKTQFHVKKAFEIAGGFIKDRMKSIGYGENEGKRKDFLDVLLEFRGDGLEEPSKFSSRTINVIVFEMFTAGTDTTTSTIEWAMAELLHNPNTLKTVQAELRNHLGYHGRSLEEKDIENLPYLKAIIKETLRLHPPLPFLVPHMAMDSCKMLGYHIPKETQVLVNVWAIGRDPKTWENPSKFRPERFLKPNTMDYKGHHFEFIPFGSGRRMCPALPLASRLLPMALGSLLHCFDWSLAEGVKPEDLDMSERMGITLRKSVPLKALAIPCTDFRH, from the exons ATGGAGTTTGAAATTTTAGGGTTAAGTATAGCACTTTTGCTATGGGTTGCATGGGCCATAACGACAGAGCGATGCCACCGGCGATTGGAAGAGCTAGGTCAACTTCCACCTGGACCTACATGGTGGCCCGTAGTTGGCAATATATTTCAATTAGGGCTGGCGCCACCTCATGTGTCTTTTGCCAAGTTGGCTCGTCGACATGGACCCATCATGACTTTATGGTTAGGTTCAATGAGCACGGTGGTCATCTCGTCCAACGAGGTGGCTCGTGAGATGTTCAAGAATCATGACATAGTGTTAGCTGGCAGGAAGATTTACGAAGCCATGAAAGGAGATTTCGGCCATGAGGGATCCCTTATAACATCCCAGTACGGCCCCCACTGGCGGATGCTGCGACGATTGTGCACCACAGAATTTTTCGTGACAAGCCGTCTCGATGCCATGCGAGGAGTTCGAAGACGGTGCATCGATCAAATGTTGCAATCCGTACAAGATGCAGGTGCAAATGGCACGAACCCAATTGACGTGGGGCGGTTCGTTTTCTATATGGCGTTCAACTTGATAGGAAACCTCATGTTCTCGAAAGATTTATTGGATCATAAATCGGAAAAAGGTGCGAAATTTTTTTACCATGCAGGGAAAGTGATGGAGTTAGCCGGTAAACCGAATGTCGCAGATTTTTTACCTGTTCTAAAACGGGTCGACCCGCTAGGTATAAGGAGGAAAACCCAATTTCATGTTAAAAAAGCATTTGAAATTGCCGGAGGATTCATTAAAGACAGGATGAAAAGCATTGGATATGGAGAAAATGAAGGGAAAAGAAAGGACTTCTTGGATGTTCTTTTGGAGTTTCGTGGTGATGGCTTAGAAGAACCTTCTAAATTTTCCTCTCGAACCATCAATGTTATTGTTTTT GAGATGTTCACTGCAGGAACTGATACAACAACAAGCACTATAGAATGGGCAATGGCCGAGCTTCTACACAATCCAAATACATTAAAAACAGTCCAAGCTGAATTGAGGAACCATTTAGGCTACCATGGGAGGAGCCTTGAAGAAAAAGACATTGAAAACCTACCATATCTCAAAGCAATAATCAAGGAAACCCTAAGACTTCACCCACCACTCCCTTTCTTAGTCCCTCACATGGCTATGGACTCTTGTAAGATGTTGGGTTACCATATCCCTAAAGAAACCCAAGTTTTGGTGAACGTTTGGGCCATCGGACGAGACCCGAAAACGTGGGAAAACCCGTCGAAGTTTAGACCAGAACGGTTCTTGAAGCCGAATACAATGGATTATAAGGGTCACCATTTCGAGTTTATTCCTTTCGGGTCCGGTCGTCGGATGTGCCCGGCGTTGCCACTCGCGTCTCGACTGCTCCCGATGGCACTCGGGTCGTTGTTGCATTGCTTTGATTGGAGTTTGGCTGAGGGGGTTAAACCTGAAGATTTGGATATGAGTGAGAGAATGGGGATAACGTTGAGGAAATCTGTTCCCTTAAAGGCCTTAGCAATACCTTGCACTGATTTCAGACACTAA
- the LOC108470751 gene encoding uncharacterized protein LOC108470751 isoform X2 has protein sequence MASSVDDEFSLIDDHETNPSHHHVLHHHHSYAQVQAPPPDNHNGDDDSDSAFRGANFVNNNSSNATSSDVRIEKRRDQEEINDGVLKRSKQSATTEYRKDREEWSDAAIGCLLEAYMEKLTQLNRGNLRGRDWEEVAAAVSERCEKQSKSVEQCKNKVDNLKKRYKLERHRMSDGGITASHWPWFKKMEEIVGNSLPAKAVVEEEKGSASPGTVVRQSKRYTSAAPNPVGQMITMKSKSPKWRRVVFKISGAALACTGPPNIDPKVAMLIAREVAIACRLGVEVAIVVGGRNFFCGDTWVAATGLDRSTAYQIGMMASVMNSILLQSLLEKMGVQACVQTAFSVQEAEPYSRVRAIRHLEKGRVVIFGGIGAGTGNPLFSTDTAAALRASEIHAEAVVKGTNVDGVYDCHSQDNNATFEHISFRDLVSRGATTMDMMSLTFCEENGIPVVVFNLLQPGNISKALCGDQVGTLIDQTGRIS, from the exons ATGGCTTCTTCCGTTGACGACGAGTTTTCTCTCATCGACGACCACGAAACTAACCCTAGCCACCACCACGTTCTCCACCACCACCATTCTTACGCGCAGGTCCAGGCGCCGCCACCCGATAACCACAACGGCGATGATGACTCTGATTCTGCTTTCCGCGGAGCCAACTTCGTTAACAACAACAGTAGTAACGCAACGTCCTCCGATGTACGGATCGAGAAGAGGAGGGACCAAGAAGAGATAAACGATGGAGTTTTGAAGAGATCGAAGCAATCGGCGACGACTGAGTACCGGAAAGACAGGGAAGAATGGAGCGATGCCGCGATCGGGTGTTTGTTGGAGGCGTATATGGAGAAGTTAACGCAGCTGAACAGGGGGAATCTTAGAGGAAGGGATTGGGAAGAGGTGGCGGCGGCAGTTAGCGAGCGGTGCGAGAAGCAGAGCAAGAGTGTGGAGCAGTGCAAGAACAAGGTTGATAATCTGAAGAAACGGTATAAGCTTGAGAGGCATAGGATGAGTGATGGTGGCATCACGGCGAGTCATTGGCCTTGGTTTaagaaaatggaagagattgtTGGTAATTCTCTGCCTGCAAAGGCGGTGGTTGAAGAAGAAAAGGGTAGCGCTTCTCCGGGAACCGTTGTTAGACAATCCAAAAG ATATACTTCAGCTGCACCAAACCCTGTAGGTCAGATGATTACCATGAAATCAAAAAGTCCTAAATGGCGCAGAGTGGTATTCAAAATTAGTGGCGCCGCTCTTGCTTGCACCGGTCCTCCCAATATCGACCCCAAG GTGGCAATGCTGATTGCTAGGGAAGTTGCAATTGCTTGCCGCCTCGGTGTAGAG GTAGCAATTGTTGTTGGAGGTCGCAATTTCTTTTGCGGAGACACGTGGGTTGCGGCTACCGGTTTAGATAGAAGTACTGCATATCAAATTGG CATGATGGCATCCGTGATGAATTCTATACTACTGCAATCGTTGTTGGAGAAGATGGGTGTTCAGGCCTGCGTGCAAACGGCATTTTCTGTGCAAGAGGCAGAACCGTACAGCCGGGTAAGGGCCATACGTCATCTTGAAAAAGGTAGAGTTGTAATATTTGGTGGCATTGGTGCTGGCACTGGAAACCCACTCTTTTCTACTGATACAGCTGCAGCACTTCGAGCTTCAGAAA TTCATGCCGAGGCAGTTGTTAAAGGTACGAATGTCGATGGTGTTTATGACTGTCATTCCCAGGACAACAATGCTACATTTGAACACATCTCCTTTCGAGATCTAGTCTCAAGAGGTGCCACAACCATGGACATGATGTCATTGACCTTCTGTGAAGAAAATGGCATTCCAG TTGTGGTCTTTAATCTTCTTCAGCCTGGAAACATCTCGAAAGCATTATGCGGAGACCAAGTTGGTACGTTGATCGATCAAACTGGAAGGATAAGCTGA
- the LOC108470751 gene encoding uncharacterized protein LOC108470751 isoform X1 has product MASSVDDEFSLIDDHETNPSHHHVLHHHHSYAQVQAPPPDNHNGDDDSDSAFRGANFVNNNSSNATSSDVRIEKRRDQEEINDGVLKRSKQSATTEYRKDREEWSDAAIGCLLEAYMEKLTQLNRGNLRGRDWEEVAAAVSERCEKQSKSVEQCKNKVDNLKKRYKLERHRMSDGGITASHWPWFKKMEEIVGNSLPAKAVVEEEKGSASPGTVVRQSKSRYTSAAPNPVGQMITMKSKSPKWRRVVFKISGAALACTGPPNIDPKVAMLIAREVAIACRLGVEVAIVVGGRNFFCGDTWVAATGLDRSTAYQIGMMASVMNSILLQSLLEKMGVQACVQTAFSVQEAEPYSRVRAIRHLEKGRVVIFGGIGAGTGNPLFSTDTAAALRASEIHAEAVVKGTNVDGVYDCHSQDNNATFEHISFRDLVSRGATTMDMMSLTFCEENGIPVVVFNLLQPGNISKALCGDQVGTLIDQTGRIS; this is encoded by the exons ATGGCTTCTTCCGTTGACGACGAGTTTTCTCTCATCGACGACCACGAAACTAACCCTAGCCACCACCACGTTCTCCACCACCACCATTCTTACGCGCAGGTCCAGGCGCCGCCACCCGATAACCACAACGGCGATGATGACTCTGATTCTGCTTTCCGCGGAGCCAACTTCGTTAACAACAACAGTAGTAACGCAACGTCCTCCGATGTACGGATCGAGAAGAGGAGGGACCAAGAAGAGATAAACGATGGAGTTTTGAAGAGATCGAAGCAATCGGCGACGACTGAGTACCGGAAAGACAGGGAAGAATGGAGCGATGCCGCGATCGGGTGTTTGTTGGAGGCGTATATGGAGAAGTTAACGCAGCTGAACAGGGGGAATCTTAGAGGAAGGGATTGGGAAGAGGTGGCGGCGGCAGTTAGCGAGCGGTGCGAGAAGCAGAGCAAGAGTGTGGAGCAGTGCAAGAACAAGGTTGATAATCTGAAGAAACGGTATAAGCTTGAGAGGCATAGGATGAGTGATGGTGGCATCACGGCGAGTCATTGGCCTTGGTTTaagaaaatggaagagattgtTGGTAATTCTCTGCCTGCAAAGGCGGTGGTTGAAGAAGAAAAGGGTAGCGCTTCTCCGGGAACCGTTGTTAGACAATCCAAAAG CAGATATACTTCAGCTGCACCAAACCCTGTAGGTCAGATGATTACCATGAAATCAAAAAGTCCTAAATGGCGCAGAGTGGTATTCAAAATTAGTGGCGCCGCTCTTGCTTGCACCGGTCCTCCCAATATCGACCCCAAG GTGGCAATGCTGATTGCTAGGGAAGTTGCAATTGCTTGCCGCCTCGGTGTAGAG GTAGCAATTGTTGTTGGAGGTCGCAATTTCTTTTGCGGAGACACGTGGGTTGCGGCTACCGGTTTAGATAGAAGTACTGCATATCAAATTGG CATGATGGCATCCGTGATGAATTCTATACTACTGCAATCGTTGTTGGAGAAGATGGGTGTTCAGGCCTGCGTGCAAACGGCATTTTCTGTGCAAGAGGCAGAACCGTACAGCCGGGTAAGGGCCATACGTCATCTTGAAAAAGGTAGAGTTGTAATATTTGGTGGCATTGGTGCTGGCACTGGAAACCCACTCTTTTCTACTGATACAGCTGCAGCACTTCGAGCTTCAGAAA TTCATGCCGAGGCAGTTGTTAAAGGTACGAATGTCGATGGTGTTTATGACTGTCATTCCCAGGACAACAATGCTACATTTGAACACATCTCCTTTCGAGATCTAGTCTCAAGAGGTGCCACAACCATGGACATGATGTCATTGACCTTCTGTGAAGAAAATGGCATTCCAG TTGTGGTCTTTAATCTTCTTCAGCCTGGAAACATCTCGAAAGCATTATGCGGAGACCAAGTTGGTACGTTGATCGATCAAACTGGAAGGATAAGCTGA
- the LOC108470801 gene encoding 60S ribosomal protein L24-like: protein MVLKTELCRFSGAKIYPGKGIRFIRSDSQVFLFSNSKCKRYFHNRLKPSKLTWTAMYRKQHKKDIAQEAVKKRRRATKKPYSRSIVGATLEVIQKKRSEKPEVRDAAREAALREIKERIKKTKDEKKAKKAEVAAKQQKTQGKGNIPKGGAPKGAKLGGGGGKR, encoded by the exons ATGGTTCTCAA GACGGAGCTTTGTCGGTTTAGTGGTGCCAAGATATACCCAGGAAAAGGCATCAGATTTATTCGTTCTGATTCTCAG GTTTTCCTTTTTTCAAACTCAAAATGCAAGAGGTACTTCCACAACCGTTTGAAGCCATCAAAACTTACATGGACAGCCATGTATAGGAAGCAGCATAAGAAG GACATTGCTCAAGAGGCTGTTAAGAAGAGGAGACGTGCCACAAAGAAGCCATACTCCAGATCCATTGTCGGTGCCACCTTAGAGGTTATCCAAAAGAAGAGGAGCGAGAAACCTGAAGTTCGTGACGCTGCTCGGGAAGCTGCACTCCG AGAAATCAAGGAAAGGATCAAGAAAACCAAGGATGAAAAGAAAGCAAAGAAAGCCGAAGTAGCGGCGAAGCAACAAAAGACGCAGGGCAAAGGTAACATTCCTAAGGGTGGTGCACCGAAAGGTGCCAAGCTCGGCGGTGGCGGTGGAAAGCGCTGA